One window from the genome of Gambusia affinis linkage group LG14, SWU_Gaff_1.0, whole genome shotgun sequence encodes:
- the LOC122843197 gene encoding antigen peptide transporter 2-like, which produces MAGKDRTTIHKVSALFVAVCVDLSLFYASGFAGIHSVLGHFAHLWLFAALRWSAVTITTLLVLGDPSPLLIRFVTAYSLLPAVYETGTRVLYREESPCGPVADIRCWLVFAGASLGAALFWEITIPDSDEEAGSKAQKQKSRVLLMRVVHLFKPDYPKLFGGFVFLSLAVICDMFIPFYTGRVIDILGSHYKQSDFLKALIFMGLYSTGSSIGAGCRGGLLICAINSFACRIKVKLFEALTKQEIGFFESTKTGEITSRLSRDTNLTGRTVCLNVNVLLRTFMKTMGMISLMMSLSWKLTFLVLMETPITGLIQNIYDTHYQRLSQDMQYSMARTNDAANEVVFGIRVVRSFNTEKHEADRYDKRLTETQSLKTRRDIVGAIYLLARRLTGLGMQVFILYYGRLFIQMGQMTTGNLVSFIIYQSDLGNNIRTLTYIFGDMLNSVMAAGKVFEYIDRKPQISTDGKLKPDQLEGRINYCGLNFAYPSNPGKTVLQDFSLELKPGQVSALVGPSGEGKSTCVSLLQRLYEPQDGEILLDGEPLRSYDHHFFHKKIAVVSQEPVLFSGSIRDNITYGLTDCSQEKIEEAARKANAHEFIQQQEKGYDTEVGESGGQLSKSEKQRIGIARALVREPKVIILDEITSSLDAESENKVLQGLASCPNQTLLVIAHRLKTIENADQIVVVKGGKVEEKGTHKELMEQQGSYHKLINEMFDKTNSPE; this is translated from the exons ATGGCAGGAAAAGACCGAACAACAATCCACAAAGTCTCCGCTTTGTTTGTAGCAGTTTGCGTTgatctttctttattttacgcATCAGGATTTGCTGGGATTCACAGCGTTTTGGGACATTTTGCGCATCTGTGGCTTTTTGCAGCTCTACGATGGTCAGCAGTAACTATTACAACTCTGCTGGTTCTGGGAGACCCGAGCCCGCTGCTGATCCGGTTCGTAACAGCCTACAGTCTGCTTCCAGCGGTGTATGAGACCGGAACCAGGGTTCTGTACCGGGAGGAGAGCCCATGTGGACCGGTGGCGGATATTCGCTGCTGGCTGGTGTTCGCCGGAGCGTCGCTCGGAGCGGCGCTGTTCTGGGAGATCACCATCCCGGACAGCGACGAGGAGGCTGGGAGTAAAGCCCAGAAACAGAAGTCCAGGGTTCTGCTCATGAGGGTTGTCCATCTCTTCAAGCCCGACTATCCCAAGCTGTTTGGAGGCTTTGTGTTCCTGTCACTGGCAGTTATCT gtGACATGTTCATCCCATTCTACACAGGCAGAGTCATTGACATCCTGGGAAGTCATTACAAACAAAGTGACTTCCTCAAAGCTCTCATCTTCATGGGCCTGTACTCTACAGGAAG CTCTATTGGTGCTGGCTGCAGAGGAGGCCTCTTAATTTGTGCCATCAATTCATTTGCATGTAGAATCAAAGTTAAACTGTTTGAGGCTTTAACCAAGCAAGAGATTGGATTCTTTGAATCTACAAAAACAG GTGAAATCACATCCAGGTTGTCTAGAGACACCAACCTGACAGGAAGGACAGTGTGTCTGAATGTCAACGTACTGCTGAGGACATTTATGAAGACGATGGGAATGATCTCCCTGATGATGAGTCTGTCATGGAAGCTCACATTCCTGGTACTGATGGAAACACCCATTACTGGACTTATACAGAACATCTATGACACTCACTACCAG AGGTTGTCCCAGGACATGCAGTACTCAATGGCTCGTACAAATGATGCTGCAAACGAAGTTGTCTTTGGTATTCGTGTGGTTCGAAGTttcaacacagagaaacatgaagCTGATCGTTATGATAAACGACTAACAGAAACACAATCACTGAAAACTCGCCGTGACATTGTTGGTGCTATTTACCTGCTTGCACGGAGG TTGACAGGTTTGGGAATGCAGGTCTTCATTTTATACTATGGCAGACTTTTCATCCAGATGGGACAGATGACCACTGGAAACCTGGTTTCCTTCATCATTTACCAGTCAGACCTGGGAAACAACATCAGG aCTCTTACTTATATCTTCGGTGACATGCTGAACTCTGTGATGGCTGCTGGGAAAGTCTTTGAGTACATAGACAGAAAACCTCAGATCAGCACAGATGGGAAACTGAAACCGGATCAGCTGGAAGGACGGATCAACTACTGCGGTCTGAACTTCGCTTATCCTTCCAACCCTGGGAAAACTGTACTGCAG GATTTTAGTTTGGAGTTGAAACCAGGTCAGGTGTCGGCTCTGGTTGGTCCATCTGGAGAAGGAAAAAGTACCTGTGTGAGTCTCTTACAGCGATTATATGAGCCTCAAGATGGAGAAATCTTACTGGATGGAGAACCGCTGAGATCCTATGATCACCACTTCTTCCacaagaag ATTGCAGTGGTGAGCCAGGAGCCCGTCCTCTTCTCTGGATCCATCAGAGATAACATCACCTACGGACTCACTGACTGCTCACAAGAGAAGATTGAGGAAGCAGCACGAAAAGCCAACGCCCATGAATTCATTCAGCAACAGGAGAAAGGCTACGACACAG aGGTGGGTGAGAGCGGCGGCCAGTTGTCTAAGAGTGAGAAGCAGCGGATCGGCATCGCCAGAGCTCTGGTCAGAGAGCCGAAGGTCATCATTCTGGATGAAATTACCAGCTCTCTGGATGCTGAGAGTGAAAACAAG GTTCTTCAGGGCCTGGCCAGCTGCCCCAACCAGACCCTGCTGGTGATTGCTCACAGACTGAAGACCATCGAGAACGCAGATCAGATTGTTGTGGTTAAAGGAGGCAAAGTGGAGGAGAAAGGGACCCACAAGGAGCTGATGGAGCAGCAGGGGAGCTACCATAAACtgataaatgaaatgtttgacaaGACAAACTCACCAGAGTGA